Proteins encoded in a region of the Panthera uncia isolate 11264 chromosome B2 unlocalized genomic scaffold, Puncia_PCG_1.0 HiC_scaffold_24, whole genome shotgun sequence genome:
- the SLC22A3 gene encoding solute carrier family 22 member 3: MRKCTLILMFAWFTSAVVYQGLVMRLGIIGGNLYIDFFISGVVELPAALLILLTIERFGRRLPFAGSNMVAGVACLVTAFLPEGIPWLRTTVATLGRLGITMAFEIVYLVNSELYPTTLRNFGVSLCSGLCDFGGIIAPFLLFRLAAIWLELPLIIFGILASVCGGLVMLLPETKGIALPETVDDVEKLGSPYSYKCGRRKKTQVCSSHL; this comes from the exons ATGAGGAAGTGCACACTTATTCTTATGTTTGCTTG GTTCACAAGTGCCGTGGTTTATCAAGGACTCGTCATGCGCCTGGGGATTATAGGAGGCAACCTGTATATCGACTTCTTCATCTCGGGAGTTGTGGAGTTGCCTGCAGCCCTCTTGATCTTACTGACCATTGAGCGTTTTGGACGCCGCCTTCCCTTTGCGGGAAGCAACATGGTGGCAGGCGTGGCCTGCCTTGTCACCGCATTCTTACCAGAAG gaATACCGTGGTTGAGAACCACAGTGGCTACCCTGGGAAGACTAGGGATTACCATGGCCTTTGAAATTGTTTATTTGGTAAATTCAGAATTGTACCCAACAACATTACG AAATTTCGGAGTTTCTCTCTGCTCGGGTTTATGTGATTTTGGGGGAATCATAGCCCCATTTCTGCTCTTCCGGCTGGCGGCCATTTGGTTAGAACTACCTCTTATCATCTTTG GTATCCTGGCATCTGTCTGCGGCGGGCTCGTGATGCTGTTGCCTGAAACCAAGGGTATCGCCTTGCCAGAAACAGTGGACGATGTAGAAAAACTTGGCAG TCCATATTCCTACAAATgtggcaggagaaagaaaacccaagTTTGCAGCTCGCACCTTTGA